CCAAATGGAGAAGTACTCAAGTGGCTGAAGAGGCGCCCCTGCTAAGGGTGTAGGTCGTGTAAGCGGCGCGAGGGTTCAAATCCCTCCTTCTCCGCCATATAATGAAAAATGGAAGTCTTCACTCATCGGCCCGTTGGTCAAGCGGTTAAGACACCGCCCTTTCACGGCGGTAACACGGGTTCGAATCCCGTACGGGTCATCCCAAAAACCTTGCATATCCTGCAAGGTTTTTTATTTTATCATCATGTTATGCCTTAGATTTCGTTCTTATTCTATAAACAGCCAACAAAAATCTCCATATCTTTTGTTTTTCTTCGGAAAAAGAAGTTAAATGTCAATAAGTATAAGCGCTTTCATGAAAGGGCTTTTTTTTATTTCTGCGAATAAATATTATAAATGAAAACTATGATGTCAGAAAGGATGATTACATGGCCGCCGCCAGCCCGTCAGCACATGATGTTTATCTTTTTCACGAAGGCAGTCTGTATAGAAGCTATCAACTATTTGGCTCGCATTATCGCGAGCTGAATGGCCAAAGCGGATATGAATTCTGTGTGTGGGCGCCTCATGCGTCAGTAGTTCGAGTGGCTGGGGATTTTAACAGCTGGTCAGGAGAACAGCATGTGATGCATAGAGTGAATGATAACGGCATTTGGACGTTATTTATTCCAGGTCTAGAGCAACAGGAACGATATAAATATGAAATCGTGACTCATAGCGGTGAGATTAGGCTGAAAGCAGATCCATACGCCTTTTATTCAGAAGTCCGGCCTCACACAGCATCACTTACGTACAATCTGACGGGATATAAATGGAAAGACCAAAAATGGCAAAAGAAACAACAGGATATGACGCTGTATGAGAAACCTATTTTTATTTATGAACTGCATCTTGGGTCTTGGAAGAAACATTCTGATGGCAGGCATTATACCTATAAAGATTTAAGCCAGTCGCTTATTCCTTATATCAAAAAGCATGGGTTTACCCATATCGAACTGCTTCCGGTGTATGAGCATCCTTATGATCGTTCATGGGGATATCAAGGAACGGGTTATTACAGCCCGACAAGCAGGTTTGGCACGCCGCATGATCTGATGAAGTTTGTGGATGAATGCCATCAAGAGAACATCGGAGTCATTCTGGATTGGGTTCCGGGACATTTTTGTAAAGATGCACATGGCCTTTATATGTTTGATGGAGAGCCTCTTTATGAATATCAAGATGAACGTGATCGGGAGAACGGGCTATGGGGCACAGCTAACTTTGATCTGGGAAAACCGGAAGTTCATAGTTTTTTAATTTCTAATGCGTTGTACTGGGCGGAACTCTATCATATAGATGGACTTAGGGTTGATGCAGTGGCTAACATCCTGTATTGGCCAAATCAGGATGAACGCCATCCGAATCCATATGCTGTTGAATTTCTACAAAAACTTAATCAAACAATGAGAGAGGCATATCCGCATGTCATAATGATTGCGGAAGATTCGACGGAATGGCCTCACGTGACAAGTGCCGCTGAGGAAGGAGGGCTCGGTTTTCATTTTAAATGGAATATGGGCTGGATGAATGACGTACTGACATACATGGAAACGCCCCCAGAAGAAAGGCGGTATTGTCATCAGCTTATTTCTTTTTCATTATTGTATGCGTTTAGTGAACATTTTGTATTGCCGTTTTCACATGATGAAGTCGTTTACGGCAAAAAATCAATTCTTAATAAAATGCCTGGCGACTATTGGCAGAAATTTGCCCAGTATCGTCTTTTGCTCGGTTATATGACGGCTCACCCCGGTAAGAAATTGATTTTTATGGGTTCAGAATTTGCCCAATTTGATGAATGGAAAGACACAGAGCAGCTTGATTGGTTTTTGGACTCCTTCCCCATGCATCGGAAAGCCAGCGTTTTTACGCAAGATCTTCTCCGCTTTTATCAAAAAAGCAAAATCCTTTATGAACATGACCATCGTGCACAGTCGTTTGAATGGATTGATGTCCATAATGACGAACAATCGATCTTTTCTTTTATTCGTTACGGCAAAAAGTACGGTGAGGCGCTTGTCATCATTTGTAATTTTACACCCGCGGTCTATCAGCAATATGATGTTGGTGTTCCTTTTCTTACCCAATATATCGAGGTCCTGAACAGCGACAGAGAAGCATATGGAGGCTCAGGGCAAATCAACAAAAAGCCGTTAACGGCCAAAAAGGGAGCTTTACATCATAAACCGGGTTATATCACAATGACCATCCCCCCTTACGGCATTTCGATTTTACGGGCGGTTAAAAAAGAGGAGAGATGAAATCATGAAAAAACAATGTGTGGCCATGCTCCTTGCCGGCGGGAAGGGCAGCCGTCTCAACGGTTTAACAAAACATATGGCGAAACCGGCTGTATCTTTTGGGGGGAAATACAGGATTATTGATTTTACGCTCAGCAACTGTTCCAATTCTGGTATTGACACAGTGGGGATTTTAACACAATATCAGCCGCTCGAGCTGAATTCCTATATTGGCATCGGCAGTGCATGGGACCTTGACAGATATAATGGCGGCGTGACGGTTTTACCTCCCTATGCCAAGTCATCTGAGGTCAAATGGTATAAAGGGACGGCAAGCGCCATTTATGAAAATCTCAATTATTTAAAACAGTATGATCCTGAGTATGTGCTGATTTTATCTGGAGATCACATCTACAAGATGGACTACGGCAAAATGCTTGATTTTCATATTGAAAAGAATGCGGATGTAACGATTTCTGTTATTGAAGTGGGCTGGGAGGAAGCAAGCCGGTTCGGCATTATGAAGACCAATGCAGATGGGACGATTACACGTTTCGATGAAAAGCCCCAATTCCCAAAGAGCAATCTCGCCTCAATGGGAATTTATATATTCAATTGGCCGCTTTTGAAACAGTACCTCGAGATGGATGACCGGAACCCGTATTCAAGCCACGACTTCGGCAAAGACATTATTCCTTTGCTTTTAGAGGAGAAAAAGAAGCTATCTGCTTATCCGTTCAAAGGATATTGGAAGGATGTCGGAACAGTGCAGAGTTTGTGGGAAGCCAATATGGATCTGTTAAAAGAAGACTCGGAGTTAAAGCTGTTTGAACGGAAATGGAAAATTTACTCCGTTAATCCGAATCAGCCTCCGCAATTTATTTCATCTGACGCGCAGGTTCATGATTCGCTTGTGAACGAAGGCTGTGTTGTGTATGGAAATGTGTCTCATTCCGTTCTTTTTCAAGGTGTTACTGTCGGTAAGCATGCGACTGTCACATCGTCGGTTATTATGCCGGATGTGACGATCGGCGAGCATGTAGTGATTGAAAATGCCATTGTTCCTAATGGCATGGTGCTTCCAGATGGCGCAGTGATTCGGTCCGAAAAAGACATTCAGGAGGTGCTGCTCGTTTCAGAGGAATTTGTAGAAAAAGAATTGATCTAATACTGAAGAGGAGGCAGAGCCATTGTTCAATAACCAAATGTTAGGTGTTATAGATGAAACCACATATAAGCATTCTCTTCAGGATTTAACGGCACAGCGGTCGCTGGGGGCGATTCCTTTTGCCGGAAGGTACCGCCTGATCGATTTTATGCTATCCAACATGGTGAA
The Bacillus vallismortis genome window above contains:
- the glgB gene encoding 1,4-alpha-glucan branching enzyme; the encoded protein is MAAASPSAHDVYLFHEGSLYRSYQLFGSHYRELNGQSGYEFCVWAPHASVVRVAGDFNSWSGEQHVMHRVNDNGIWTLFIPGLEQQERYKYEIVTHSGEIRLKADPYAFYSEVRPHTASLTYNLTGYKWKDQKWQKKQQDMTLYEKPIFIYELHLGSWKKHSDGRHYTYKDLSQSLIPYIKKHGFTHIELLPVYEHPYDRSWGYQGTGYYSPTSRFGTPHDLMKFVDECHQENIGVILDWVPGHFCKDAHGLYMFDGEPLYEYQDERDRENGLWGTANFDLGKPEVHSFLISNALYWAELYHIDGLRVDAVANILYWPNQDERHPNPYAVEFLQKLNQTMREAYPHVIMIAEDSTEWPHVTSAAEEGGLGFHFKWNMGWMNDVLTYMETPPEERRYCHQLISFSLLYAFSEHFVLPFSHDEVVYGKKSILNKMPGDYWQKFAQYRLLLGYMTAHPGKKLIFMGSEFAQFDEWKDTEQLDWFLDSFPMHRKASVFTQDLLRFYQKSKILYEHDHRAQSFEWIDVHNDEQSIFSFIRYGKKYGEALVIICNFTPAVYQQYDVGVPFLTQYIEVLNSDREAYGGSGQINKKPLTAKKGALHHKPGYITMTIPPYGISILRAVKKEER
- a CDS encoding glucose-1-phosphate adenylyltransferase, whose protein sequence is MKKQCVAMLLAGGKGSRLNGLTKHMAKPAVSFGGKYRIIDFTLSNCSNSGIDTVGILTQYQPLELNSYIGIGSAWDLDRYNGGVTVLPPYAKSSEVKWYKGTASAIYENLNYLKQYDPEYVLILSGDHIYKMDYGKMLDFHIEKNADVTISVIEVGWEEASRFGIMKTNADGTITRFDEKPQFPKSNLASMGIYIFNWPLLKQYLEMDDRNPYSSHDFGKDIIPLLLEEKKKLSAYPFKGYWKDVGTVQSLWEANMDLLKEDSELKLFERKWKIYSVNPNQPPQFISSDAQVHDSLVNEGCVVYGNVSHSVLFQGVTVGKHATVTSSVIMPDVTIGEHVVIENAIVPNGMVLPDGAVIRSEKDIQEVLLVSEEFVEKELI